The DNA window CCTCCCCAACATCCACCAATCTGTTGCCACAGTAGGGGGAGCTGTAGGCTTCATCAGGATGAGGGACATTGAGGAGACACGTTCCTCCTGTCAACAAGATCATTTTCTCAAAGTCGTCTGCGCTACAGCTGCTGAAGTTCCGCGATTCTctgcaggaacaggaaatgacaacaGACAAGTGAGCCCAACTGAAATCTTTAGATCATTCTAGATGTTATATTATTTTTGGTACTTTTTAAATTGGACATTTCCAAGAAAAGATTTGAAGAAAAGATTTAaagcaagaagaaaaaagatttgaACGTCATCTTATCTGTGTGATCATCTTTTCTTCTCTATCAAACTGCTGCTCTTAAACACcattttcctttgtgtgtgtgtgtgtgtgtgtgtgtgtgtgtgtgcgcgcgcgcgcgcgcgtgcgtgtcaTACGTTGTTCCAGAGTTCATGATGCATGCGGCGGTGGGGCAGGTGCAGGACCGTCCATCATCATGGTTCATCCCGAGGTTGTGACCAAGTTCATGAGCAACAATGGATGCAAACGCCGGAAGGTTGGTATTGGGGAACTAgagggacggacagatggataGCCGGACTTAGGAACAAGCAGAGTTATTCAGGCCAGACAGCAGGATCTAAACCAGGGAGGAGCGTACCGCATTAATGCCGCCCCCATGACTCCTGGAGCAGACAGTGGAGACAAAGGCCATCCCAGCTGTTCCTCCAAAACTCTTCTTCCTGTAACAACAGAACCTTTATTAACATCAGCCACACCCTGCGCTGGGATCATTGCCATATGTCTCAGCACTGACAGGATGAGTTGTGCAGAGTCATGTCGTCGCCGTGGAACCAGCGCCTTTTCTCGCCACTGGGTGAAGCGACTCAGcacttctcctgctcctccatcagtgCTGATCAGATTCTGCTGAGTCCAAATCTCCAGACCAACAAGAACAACCCGAACATTCAGCTGTATATAGATCTGGACACACATGGAGTAGTCATACAGAGAGCTGTTAGCTCCAGCCTGTCTGGAAGTATAGCATGTGTGTTCGTATTTGTACTCACACTGTCAATAAAGTTGGCTAGATGAACCATCTCCTCCCGGACAGCCGTGTCATTCCTGTTCATGTAgttaaactggggggggggggggggaggacacaCAAAATCACTGAAATTACTGAACATTCCAGCACAGAGAAAATCACAGAATTCAGTTGgtccgcacacacacagtcttggGACTAGCTTAGTTAGTTGGAGCTAACTGATCTAGCTCCAAGACCAGAAGTGTTCACCACCAACTTTTTATTGGTGTTGGTGAGTATTTTGGATACGATGACTTTTAGCAGGCAACGTCAAAACACAACCCTCAAGATGTAAACTAGCTTtgaagctgtgtgtttgtttactctGTCATTGTcgaccaccagcagcagctccacataGTGAGTCTGATGGAGAACTGCTCGCTTCAtctgaaacacaaagaaaacctTATGGACAAATTCTGTCTGCACATGTGTGGATGTGtccatgtgtgggtgtgtccatgtgtgggtgtgtgtgtttttgtccatgTATGTCTGTGCCCATGTATGTCTATGCCCATGTTTGGGTTTGtacatgtgtgggtgtgtccatgtgtgggtgtgtccatGTAtgagtgtgtccatgtgtgggtgtgtccatGTTTGGGTGTGtccatgtgtgggtgtgtccgtgtgtgtccatgtgtccaTTTGTGAGCGTGTCCATTTGTTgatgtgtccgtgtgtgtgtgtgtgtgtgtttttatctaTGTATGTCTGTGCCCATGTTTgggtgtgtcagtgtgtgggtgtggccatgtgtgagtgtgtctgtgtgtgggtgtgtccatgtgtgagtgtgtctgtgtgtgggtgtgtccatGTATGAGTGTATCCATGTGTtagtgtgtgcctgtgtgtgtccacatatgagtgtgttgatgtgtgtccatgtgtgagTCTGTGTATTAACTGACCCTTTTATGCTGCCGTGTGTGTGGGATTTCTTCGGTGGGGTCATAGTGACGGTCACCATGTGAGGTTGCACAACCTTGTGGCTGTGACGTCACATCCTGTAAGCGGTACAACAGGTGCTGGTTTGGGTCAGATTCCAGTGGCTCGATGCCGTAACTGTTGTCAGGGAGACGCAGCACTCCTCTGAAATCAGACAACACCTGTGCTCTTTAATGCTCAgtttgttgatgtgtgtgtgtgtgtgtgtgtgtgtgtgttacctgagGCCGTTACAGATGCTCATAGCAACAGATGACTCAGGCATGTTCTCAACAAAGCCGTGGTAGTGACAGTGGttctacaaaacacacacacaaagttgtGTTTATAGCTATTGTGGTCCTGTCAGCCTCCTAATTGGTGCGTTTCAGCGTGTTACCTGTACAGGTGGTCTGGATGTGATCAGGGACCCATTTTGACTGTAGGAAAAAACTGTGAAGTCTGCAGGAAGCAGTAATCTATAAACAGTAATCAGATTGTTGATCGCAGATCAGAAACAAATAACGGATCAGTAACATTCATTAGAAATCCTCCTAGTTGAAACAATTATCTGAACTAGTTCAACTGGCGACAGCCAACAGGAAAAGCAAAGGTCCGTTTGGTGACTGactgccatgacaacagcccaTCATGACATCATGTGAAGAATGATTTAGAATTAAAGGTGAAGGCagtggttgccatgacaaccaaaGTGTGAGCCATCCTCCTTGAACTATGTTTGTGCAAATATCGATTATCTGATCAGATCAGACATTCTGTCCATAACAGCACTGAGGTTCTGGAGATTCATCATCAGATtaaacatcatcatcacacacatcaTCTTActggtttctctgcaggtgaacAATGTGGTCAAGTCCATCCACTGGGATGATGTAAGAGACCTGTAGACAAATAAATCCAGAAATCATCAGAGAGCCATCAAAGacaacacaaaataaatgaaacaacTTTCATTGATGTCTTGAGCAAAAGGTTAAATGCCAAGTGAGGGGCAGCAGGAAATGCTGAGTAAGGGGGTGAggtcacagacaggaagtggacctgATTGGTCAGCAGCACTTCTTTCAGAAGGTCAGAGAGGAAAGTCCAGTACCTGACTGGGAAGCGTTCCATTTGCCTCCCTCCTGAACCGACCTCCTACTGGCCTAGGAACCGTCAGCTGGTAGGAGGAGAGATGCTGCGTCTGAGGGTCTGTAGGATGAAACCCATGAAGACTGGCTCAGATTATAAAGGTGCTGTTACAGCTGAAGCAACATGTTGCTTCATCACACACATAGACATATAGGCAGCAGTTTAATGTTTGTTTGGCGGTATTATTCCCATTTTATAACCTCCCTGTTTGGTTCTCAGCTGTCTAAAGTTCTGTGTTCTAACCCGTCACGTGTAAGTAATCAGGTTTTAGAATGTGGGTCAGGTCACATCGTTGGAACATTTAATCCCTCATGAACTCAACACACCAGAACAATtctgacacacagagagaagttCCTTCTGGACTCAGAAGAATCTAAGCTGGTAGCTGGATTCATCTTTGTCTCTATACCACCTTCATATGGACCAGCACCATCCTGTTCACCCCAATGACCAAAATCTTCCCCAAAGTAACAGCTGGTGGATTCTGGTTGAACATAACAGGGAGCCAGAGGAGAGGACGCAGTAGTCTGCTGGCTAAAGACCCAGTCCGGTGGGTAAAAACCAAATCCGGCTCGGTGTCCCCTTACTCACCTCCACACTGGGATTCTTGActgaacagcagcagacagcagcagatctcCAGCAGCTTCGTTCTTCCTccgatcatcatcatctctttttttctggaTGATTCAACAATCACAGCCCGTCTCCTCCGCCCGGTTTCTGCTGTAGCTTTCCTGGTTGAGTTCCAGCCGTTTCCCCCTGCGGAGCCTCATGCTAACTGGACGGGAGTGGTTTTCTTCCTCGGCCGAGCCATTCCTTTCccgctgttagctgttagcagctAGCTAAGTCTCAACACAAACTCGTCTAGATGCTGAGTCCAGCATAAACAGGGTTTCTGGATTCCGCTTCGATTCTTTTTCTCCCAGATTCGGCTCCCAAAACTCGCCTGGAATCCAGATACAAAGTTCCCAGGAACACCGTTTCCGCTAAAGCCTTACCACAATAAAAGCAGCGTCGCAACCAGTCTGTTGTTTATGCCAAAATAAAGTATAAATAAATTGTATACAAATGTATTTTAGGGATACGTAGCTAATtccatcatttattttaaatattagaAATGATTCTCAACTCCAAAATAACTCAACAAATTCATTTCAAATTTGTCTCTATTATTTTTCCAACTACTCAGTCTACTTTGATTGGTTGATCGAGTACCGGGGACGAAGTTCCCTTTAAGCCTCAAGCCTTCATGAGATGAAGAGACAATTCTATTTTCTaaagtttttattattattttgaaggCAAACTCGTTACAAAGGAAtttgttggttgtttttcttcagtTACGTCatacatggggggggggggggtatgcgCATGCGCAGCTGGGAACTCTGTGTAGGTCGGGTGTTCCGTCTTGCAGCGATCAGACTCAAACCATCAGCCCGTGAAAGTGAGGATGCTGAAGGCGCTCCAACTCAAACCCTGGACTCATTTTAATGTTGGACATCCTTTACAGTGCTGCTGTACAACTTCCTCACTGGATATGTAATGTTCTGTATAAAATTGGTGAAGGTTTTAtagtttttaatttaattataaaTTTTTCTTTTATACTGAGCCCGAGTCATTTGTTCATCCTGTCATGGGTTCAAAAACCATaaagtgtttgtctgtctgctccAATTCATTAATCTGTCCAACCTAATCAATAAAGCGGCTCAATTGAAAGAAACTGACAGAACTTTAGAACTTCCAGTTAATGTAATACAAGTAAAATAATTACTTCCTTTCTAAAGTTGACTCGTGCCAAGGTTTGCCTTCCAAAGTAAGAGTTTCTTTTTCCAACTGTCGTTTTATTTGGAAATATTGTGTAGTCATTGTCACACTTTTGtgtcaataataacaataattttgTGAGTTTCTCCAATTTTGTAGTTTACATTTTATCAAATACTACAGATAAAATTTCTTTGAACTTAATCCTCTTTATTCTTGGACACAAAGGTTAAAAACATATGGGATTATAATCTCAAGTAGAGTCAAATCAAACACGTTCTCTTCTGCTGTTAAAATGTTTGACAGGGCAAACTGGGTCAATTTAGGAGTGATATTACTGCATCAGGTGATCATCAGGTATCACATCATCATGCTGAGCTCACTTTCTTAGCCCCGCCCACCAACGAAAGTAGATATCAGATCAGAACAATGACAAGAACTACCTGTGAACAGATGGACGCATCTCATCTGCTCACACAACCAGGGAGGGATCTACCCTCTAAcccaccacaagagggcagcagcgTGAAGAGCAGTTTAGTCCATTTTTAACCAATCAAATGATTCAATTTGCTGACATGACTGGTTTTCAGCCAGTTTGAGGTCAGTCCACTGATGTGTCAGCTTCTATGGCTCAGCTGACGGTACAGCTGGATGGTCATCAGCTGAACTTCAGGATCTCCAGGTTTGATGTCAATAGCCCGCAGGAAGAAGTCCAGAGCATTCTCCAGCTGCCCACTGATCAAATGTTCCTTCCCTCTACTAACCAGCGACTCAAAGGTATCAACAACATCATCCATCTCCGCAGTGCAGTGGTCCAccctctcagaagaacccagcTCAGGATCAGTGCTCGGTTCCTCAGTCTCACAGCTCATGGCTTCTCTGGACTCACTGTCCCTATCTTCTGGCTCCACCTCTTCTTCTGTATTTAATGTCTTTTCTCTAGTCTCCTCCAGCTGAAGCTCACTGCAGCGTGGAACAATAACGTCGTCCAGTTTAGCCTCATTAGAATATCTTTCTGACATGTCAATGTCATTCTCCTGGTCGTGGTTCTCCGTGTCTTCATCATCCTGGTCCCGATTCTCCATGTCTTCACCATCCTGGTCCTCATTCTCCGTGTCTTCATCATCCTGGTCCCGATTCTCCATGTCTTCACCATCCTGGTCCTCATTCTCCGTGTCTTCATCATCCTGGTCCCGATTCTCCATGTCTTCACCATCCTGGTCCTCATTCTCTGTGTCTTCATCATCTTGGTCCTGGTTCTCCATGTCGTTGATGATTAAACACAGAAGGGAACGGCGTGAGGCTACAGAGGTGTTTCCTCCAATGCTTTTCCTGGAGTCAGAAGATACTGATTTGGGTGTGGAGGCTCCAAGAATCTGAAATGAGCTGTCGAGTTGGCTCTTGCTAAGTTCCTtcctctcatcatcatcctcatcatcgtcAGTGTCATAGATAACTGCTGCTCCTTTCTTCTTGGTCAGGATGATGGAATCATTCTCTGATGGGTCTAATTTCAGGCTTTGGTGGAGCTCTTCTTTGTGGTGCCACTCAGAGAGGGATTTGTTCACGTCAAAGCTGCTGTTGATCTGAAGCTGTGAGAGCAAGTTCCTCTCCTGATGGGCAAGGACCTCTTGGTCTGAAAACACCTCACTGTCCTCAAGCCGCAAGTTGAAGTCTCCTTGAAAACACGCGAGACCTGGGCTGACGCTGGATGATGTCTCTGCTTTGATGCTCAAATTTGATGGCTGTAGAGCAGAAGCGCTGCTGTTCTGCGGTGGTGTCAGATGGTCTTCTTCCAAGTGGAGGTCTGAACTGGGTTTCGATGGAAGAGTTTCATTTAGGATGTGATCATCTTCGACTGCCGTCAGGTACGGCTGACTACGGTCGCCGGCATAAACGGCTGCAGTCTCAGACGTGATGGAAGAATCCAACACCAAAGACTCCTGAATCACCTCCTGAAAAgcttctgctgcctccacagAACTCTCCTGAgaagcttctgcttcctctACAGAACTCTTCTCCTGTTTGTCAGAGTGGATTTTGGAGGAACCCATGTCTTCGTCCATCTTAAAAGAGTCATTCTGGATCGCTGCTACAGGAGATTTTTCTGCTATGATCTCCACAGTGAGATCAATAACCGAACTATTTCGATTCTGCTGGTTGGTTGTCCCACCAGAGTCAGACTGGTCCAGTTCCTTCACTTCGGGAGAGCTGTTCCAGTCCTGCTGTGGGAAGGAAGGACTGGTTTTTGGTTCGTTTTTTTCATGGGAATGttctctgctcctgttctccCTTAGTTGTCTAAGCCAGGTGGGTTCTGTGCTTGATGCCATGTTCTCAGTCAGCTGCATCTGGAGCTCAGATTCTGCTTTCATGAGCTCCTGGGCCTTCTGGACCCGTCCTTCAATATAATGGTGCTCCACCTGGTCTTCTGGTGTTTCATCATGATTTATGTCCAAGGAAAACATGAGGTCATGATCAGAGATGCCAAACATCTCCATGCCGTGGAGATGGGCGATGTGCTCGTCCAGTTGAGGGTCAGTCCATCGGTGTCTGGAATGCAaagcctggagct is part of the Takifugu rubripes chromosome 21, fTakRub1.2, whole genome shotgun sequence genome and encodes:
- the adam9a gene encoding disintegrin and metalloproteinase domain-containing protein 9: MMMIGGRTKLLEICCCLLLFSQESQCGDPQTQHLSSYQLTVPRPVGGRFRREANGTLPSQVSYIIPVDGLDHIVHLQRNQLLLPADFTVFSYSQNGSLITSRPPVQNHCHYHGFVENMPESSVAMSICNGLRGVLRLPDNSYGIEPLESDPNQHLLYRLQDVTSQPQGCATSHGDRHYDPTEEIPHTRQHKRMKRAVLHQTHYVELLLVVDNDRFNYMNRNDTAVREEMVHLANFIDSIYIQLNVRVVLVGLEIWTQQNLISTDGGAGEVLSRFTQWREKALVPRRRHDSAQLILKKSFGGTAGMAFVSTVCSRSHGGGINAFPNTNLPAFASIVAHELGHNLGMNHDDGRSCTCPTAACIMNSGTTESRNFSSCSADDFEKMILLTGGTCLLNVPHPDEAYSSPYCGNRLVDVGEECDCGSQKECEKDPCCEYQTCKLKPGAQCAYGECCSGCQYLAGGTVCRSSTDECDLPEFCNGSSSLCQSDVFVQNGQPCRSQQAYCYNGKCRHHDGQCQDIFGSKAKASPEICFKDVNNKGDRFGNCGYHNYGYKKCESRNALCGKLQCSNIQTSIVFGIQPSIISTSIGGAKCYGVDFRLGSDVPDPGMVNEGTKCGEDKVCVNFECRSADILNYDCDVEKKCHGHGVCNSNKNCHCDDGWAPPFCELQGYGGSVDSGPTWNDKDTSLRDGLLVFFFLILPLLILTAFVYLRKNEFLRCLGLQRRKRSEAYQVDKATPVNRSRGPPPRVPPPVSLGNSDNVRDGHHAQLLLPPQVVETSRTAPAFAPRPPPPPLKPKPPPASHPLVPQRPAPAPPV
- the ercc6l gene encoding DNA excision repair protein ERCC-6-like yields the protein MMDACAERLEKSLSLETRDRMDEYHRLIQDGKDAAKRGDMNRALTLFKLAFDIHQSLKLETRIKKIEELISQNDSEEDDDEFVNVNGSGLMLFKDLHEKLYNYQRQGVAFLYSLYRDGLKGGILADDMGLGKTIQVISFLSGMYDSELVKHTLLIMPTSLITNWTKEFAKWTPGMRVKEFHGTSKGERSRNLGKVQRRGGIVITTYTMLMNNWQQLSSYNGKEFTWDYVILDEAHKIKTTTTKTAKSAYAIPSKHRVLLTGTPVQNNLKEMWSLFDFACQGTLLGTAKTFKTEYENPITRAREKDATPGEKVLGSRMSENLMTIIKPHFLRRTKADIRKNKVDSVYFCKEETTAKAHADIPETPQTSGAVMPTLTRKNDLIVWTYLSSIQEDIYRQFISLDHIKELLLTTRSPLAELTILKKLCDHPRLLSAAAITKLGLEERGENALVGDDTAVDAEAQGISNVSDETLISESGKLVFLFRLLERLREEGCRTLVFAHYRKVLDILERILGNRGFKVMRLDGTIKQITERERRISLFQMDRSYSVFLLTTQVGGVGITLTAANRVVIYDPSWNPATDAQAVDRAYRIGQTENVVIYRLITCGTVEEKIYRRQVFKDSLIRQSTGDKKNPFRYFSKQELKELFTLEETRSSSTQLQLQALHSRHRWTDPQLDEHIAHLHGMEMFGISDHDLMFSLDINHDETPEDQVEHHYIEGRVQKAQELMKAESELQMQLTENMASSTEPTWLRQLRENRSREHSHEKNEPKTSPSFPQQDWNSSPEVKELDQSDSGGTTNQQNRNSSVIDLTVEIIAEKSPVAAIQNDSFKMDEDMGSSKIHSDKQEKSSVEEAEASQESSVEAAEAFQEVIQESLVLDSSITSETAAVYAGDRSQPYLTAVEDDHILNETLPSKPSSDLHLEEDHLTPPQNSSASALQPSNLSIKAETSSSVSPGLACFQGDFNLRLEDSEVFSDQEVLAHQERNLLSQLQINSSFDVNKSLSEWHHKEELHQSLKLDPSENDSIILTKKKGAAVIYDTDDDEDDDERKELSKSQLDSSFQILGASTPKSVSSDSRKSIGGNTSVASRRSLLCLIINDMENQDQDDEDTENEDQDGEDMENRDQDDEDTENEDQDGEDMENRDQDDEDTENEDQDGEDMENRDQDDEDTENHDQENDIDMSERYSNEAKLDDVIVPRCSELQLEETREKTLNTEEEVEPEDRDSESREAMSCETEEPSTDPELGSSERVDHCTAEMDDVVDTFESLVSRGKEHLISGQLENALDFFLRAIDIKPGDPEVQLMTIQLYRQLSHRS